The Ornithodoros turicata isolate Travis chromosome 7, ASM3712646v1, whole genome shotgun sequence genome includes a region encoding these proteins:
- the LOC135400792 gene encoding uncharacterized protein LOC135400792, which yields MSVRECLVTLNDRKTIIFVGGEFKLPDVLAALEMSEFKEAAGRATVEVFNVRFNTFVVPHSEHVFSDGEEVRLCHMEPAASNSVSNQVVTNGDTITVTPGATSAVKSVAFTSNSYKLPQVPLDIKVGIANMAAGGVPSHLKSRIVSWITTDLMTYSLYPGHLYEQAARDLVFKFPALRDSMGSGYDSWKVRFAFKMGNVRKSIKNEPDVDRARSKYGRKRPASETQATQAKRLCRASDLTPNPCTAMEDDAHHANTVEAMKCCLGSVAEPNIEQLMEQMGSTFGHRRQWIKDASPSLRDVLMEYPALNRADMLHKEFTRITGVAAEKAVLMFVNQYGEKCFQMAHKRKSARDAVMDTEAQLSTLDGDVKKYCFAIGVMTILPRLLKEHPYFLRGPDAYPALVIEGEPLHEATEVMVKFEDLCIRALDIVDGMALLFAIYWTFDVQYSPRNKNTLSVLEKMFGIRPTLPVSPTAANVLKAFKDNT from the exons ATGTCGGTGAGAGAATGTCTAGTGACATTAAACGATCGGAAGACGATAATTTTTGTCGGGGGCGAGTTCAAACTTCCAGATGTCCTTGCCGCTCTAGAAATGAGTGAATTTAAGGAGGCGGCTGGTCGGGCGACCGTTGAG GTCTTCAACGTGCGTTTCAATACCTTTGTGGTGCCACACTCAGAGCATGTCTTTTCCGACGGGGAGGAGGTGCGTTTGTGTCACATGGAGCCAGCCGCCAGCAATTCCGTGAG CAACCAAGTGGTTACAAATGGGGACACGATCACGGTGACACCGGGTGCGACCAGCGCCGTGAAGTCTGTCGCTTTTACATCAAACAGTTATAAGCTTCCCCAAGTGCCTCTGGACATTAAAGTCGGCATCGCAAACATGGCTGCAGGTGGTGTCCCCAGCCATCTAAAATCCCGGATAGTCTCGTGGATCACCACCGACCTCATGACTTACAGCCT GTATCCAGGACACTTATATGAACAAGCAGCACGTGACCTTGTTTTCAAATTTCCCGCACTGCGGGACTCAATGGGAAGTGGCTAC GATTCCTGGAAGGTGAGATTTGCTTTTAAGATGGGGAATGTGAGAAAGTCTATCAAAAACGAGCCAGATGTGGACAGAGCACGCAGCAAATACGGTCGCAAGAGACCGGCTAGTGAGACTCAAGCTACCCAGGCCAAAAGACTGTGTCGG GCTTCGGATCTGACACCAAATCCTTGCACTGCAATGGAAGATGATGCCCATCATGCAAACACGGTGGAAGCAATGAAATGCTGTCTCGGCAGTGTAGCGGAGCCCAATATTGAGCAGCTGATGGAGCAAATGGGAAGCACGTTCGGGCACCGACGGCAGTGGATAAAGGACGCATCACCATCACTGCGGGATGTCCTCATGGAGTACCCTGCCTTGAACCGTGCAGATATG CTGCACAAAGAATTTACCAGAATAACTGGTGTAGCTGCTGAGAAGGCAGTGCTAATGTTTGTCAACCAGTATGGGGAAAAGTGCTTCCAGATGGCTCACAAGCGGAAGAGCGCGAGGGATGCAGTCATGGACACAGAGGCCCAACTTTCTACACTGGATGGTGATGTCAAAAAAT attGCTTTGCCATCGGAGTCATGACAATTCTGCCCAGACTTCTCAAGGAGCACCCCTATTTTCTCAGGGGCCCT GATGCTTACCCCGCTTTAGTCATTGAGGGTGAGCCACTCCATGAAGCCACTGAGGTCATGGTAAAGTTTGAGGACCTTTGTATACGAGCCTTAGACATTGTGGATGGCATGGCACTCCTGTTCGCAATCTACTGGACGTTCGACGTCCAGTATTCTCCAAGGAACAAGAACACGCTCTCAGTATTAGAAAAAATGTTTGGCATTCGTCCAACGTTGCCAGTGTCCCCAACAGCTGCAAATGTACTGAAGGCTTTCAAAGATAATACTTGA